From the Candidatus Micrarchaeia archaeon genome, the window TTGCAAAAGAGAAAGAAGACATTAAAAAAGGATTTAATATTGCGAGTGAAAAATTAAAAAGTGCAAAAGAATCAGCTAAACAAGAATTAGTTTATTTTTTAAGTGAATATTTAAAAAGAAAAGGAACACAAGAAATAAATATGGTTTTACTGGGTGAATTAAATACTACATTAGAAATCCATATTTCAACTAAAAAAGAACCAACAGATGAAGAATTAAAAAAAGCAAATGAAGAAGCAGATTTTTTTGGATCTAATCAAGAACCAAGTTTAACTTTTGAATTAGCAAAAGAGGAATAAATAATGGAATATAAAATTGGAACAGGAACAGATTCCCATAGATTTGTTTCAGAAGGGCCAAATGAATTAACTTCTGGAAAATTTACAATGATATTACCTAAAATTGAAGGTAATTTATTTCACTTAGGTGGAGTTAATATACCAAACATTGAAGTTATTGCTAATTCTGATGGAGATGTTGTTTATCATGCTCTTTATGATGCAATATCAAGCGCTATGGAAGGAAAATCAATAGGTGTTGAATTCCCAAATGATTCTGGCCCAAGTGAAAAATTTCTTTTATCAATAAAAAAACAAATGGAAGAAAAAGGATATAAGATAAATAACATAAGTATTGTAATTGAATGTAAAAAACCAAGAATAACTCCTATTGAAGAAGAAATAAAAGAAAATTTAGCACGTATTTTTGAAATAAACAAAAATCAAATAGGGATTACTGCAAAATCTGGTGAAGAATTAACTGCTTTTGGACGCGGAGAAGGTGCTGAAGCAATTGTAACTGTTTTATTAAAACAGGTTTAAAACAATTCAAA encodes:
- the ispF gene encoding 2-C-methyl-D-erythritol 2,4-cyclodiphosphate synthase is translated as MEYKIGTGTDSHRFVSEGPNELTSGKFTMILPKIEGNLFHLGGVNIPNIEVIANSDGDVVYHALYDAISSAMEGKSIGVEFPNDSGPSEKFLLSIKKQMEEKGYKINNISIVIECKKPRITPIEEEIKENLARIFEINKNQIGITAKSGEELTAFGRGEGAEAIVTVLLKQV